Proteins encoded within one genomic window of Amorphoplanes friuliensis DSM 7358:
- a CDS encoding cupin domain-containing protein — MHTREDESFICLAGRLDVSLGGQEYVIEPGDYLFLPRNVVHTFRNSADVEARVISVVSPAGLEAYYQALAELPPGPKDIATIQKIMVEFGIELQLPPGGH; from the coding sequence CTGCACACCCGCGAGGACGAGTCGTTCATCTGCCTCGCCGGCCGGCTCGACGTGTCGCTGGGTGGCCAGGAGTACGTCATCGAGCCCGGCGACTACCTCTTCCTGCCCCGCAACGTCGTGCACACCTTCCGCAACTCGGCCGACGTGGAGGCGCGGGTCATCTCGGTCGTCTCGCCGGCCGGGCTGGAGGCGTACTACCAGGCGCTCGCCGAGCTGCCGCCCGGTCCCAAGGACATCGCGACGATCCAGAAGATCATGGTCGAGTTCGGCATCGAGCTGCAGCTGCCGCCCGGGGGTCACTGA
- a CDS encoding alpha/beta fold hydrolase, translated as MSSIPDHISIWGELADVDHEVRHVDVGGVRTRVLRAGSGPDLVLLHGTGGHLEAYARDIGGLAADFRVTVYDMVGHGWTDLPDTPYTIDVLADHLLALMDALGIERAHLSGESLGGWVAAWTAAFHPERVDRLVLNTPGNIANKPEVMQRLRDSTMAAVRDPSEATVRPRVEFLFHHKEMVTDELVNLRRAVYSRPGFVRAITNTLVLQDPEVRKDFAWSPEWVGKISTTTLLLWTDHDPTGGLDEAALLLDWLPDARLHVIEDAGHWPQWEKPGEYLQVHRDFLLNGETA; from the coding sequence GTGAGCAGCATTCCCGACCACATCAGCATCTGGGGCGAACTCGCCGACGTCGACCACGAGGTGCGCCACGTCGACGTCGGCGGCGTCCGCACCCGGGTCCTGCGAGCCGGTTCCGGCCCCGACCTCGTCCTCCTCCACGGTACGGGCGGACACCTGGAGGCGTACGCCCGCGACATCGGCGGACTGGCAGCGGACTTCCGGGTGACCGTGTACGACATGGTGGGCCACGGGTGGACGGATCTGCCCGACACCCCGTACACGATCGACGTGCTCGCGGACCACCTGCTGGCGCTGATGGACGCGCTGGGGATCGAGCGGGCCCATCTGTCGGGTGAGTCCCTCGGCGGCTGGGTCGCCGCCTGGACCGCCGCCTTCCATCCGGAGCGCGTGGACCGGCTCGTGCTCAACACCCCGGGCAACATCGCCAACAAGCCCGAGGTGATGCAGCGGCTGCGCGACAGCACGATGGCCGCCGTCCGCGATCCGAGCGAGGCGACCGTACGCCCGCGGGTGGAGTTCCTGTTCCACCACAAGGAGATGGTCACCGACGAACTGGTGAACCTGCGCCGTGCCGTCTACAGCCGCCCGGGTTTCGTCCGGGCGATCACCAACACCCTGGTGCTCCAGGACCCGGAGGTCCGCAAGGACTTCGCCTGGAGCCCGGAGTGGGTCGGCAAGATCAGCACGACCACGCTGCTGCTCTGGACCGACCACGACCCGACCGGCGGGCTCGACGAGGCGGCGCTGCTGCTCGACTGGCTGCCCGACGCCCGCCTCCACGTCATCGAGGACGCCGGCCACTGGCCGCAGTGGGAGAAACCCGGCGAATACCTGCAGGTGCACCGCGACTTCCTTCTGAACGGGGAAACGGCATGA
- a CDS encoding cupin domain-containing protein, which produces MSGSGADFSMADFLGAITDTVRPSTARPVVVHAAELERLPADQVHNPTELSIAGRLPTTTFEIFRQTIPAGLSSDMQRHYHETVHYVIAGFGHSEVEDTTESWSTGDFVYTPPWTWHRHYNDSTEEPVEFLTIENSRLLGVLGLVRRQSAGLATVAEARARFKETPS; this is translated from the coding sequence ATGTCCGGATCCGGCGCAGACTTCAGCATGGCCGACTTCCTCGGCGCGATCACCGACACGGTCCGGCCCAGCACGGCCCGCCCGGTCGTGGTGCACGCCGCCGAGCTCGAACGGCTCCCCGCCGACCAGGTGCACAACCCCACCGAGCTGTCCATCGCCGGACGCCTGCCGACCACCACCTTCGAGATCTTCCGGCAGACGATCCCCGCCGGTCTGAGCTCCGACATGCAGCGGCACTACCACGAGACCGTGCACTACGTGATCGCAGGCTTCGGCCACAGCGAGGTCGAGGACACCACCGAGAGCTGGTCGACGGGCGACTTCGTCTACACACCGCCGTGGACGTGGCACCGGCACTACAACGACTCCACCGAGGAGCCCGTCGAGTTCCTCACCATCGAGAACTCGCGGCTGCTCGGTGTCCTCGGCCTGGTCCGCCGGCAGAGCGCCGGACTGGCGACCGTCGCGGAGGCCCGGGCCCGATTCAAGGAGACACCGTCGTGA
- a CDS encoding non-ribosomal peptide synthetase, producing MQIIGGSIDGTVADRRWRSTGGPLTVAPATLPDVFATTARRDPAAVAVVFEDTEVSYAELDERANRLAHTLIARGVGPDRVVGLAVPRSIDMVVAELAVLKAGGAYLPLDPADPAERLAYMVGDARPACLVTTTEVAGRLPRFDDLPRLVLDDDNFAAELAAAPANDPARPGLRVESAAYVIYTSGSTGRPKGVLLTHAGVAKLLSTQFERFGLTPDVRVLHFASPSFDVAFWDLCLALLSGGRLVVVPADRRVAGPALTEYAQRHRANFMILPPALLAALPAGCELPPGILLAGTERVSPELVARWARGRRMFNAYGPTEATVNSTLGECDPEQVDGTSVPIGRPDPGTDAYVLDDRLQPVEPGVPGELYLAGPGLARCYVNRPDLTAERFLADPFGPPGGRMYRTGDLAAWRADGRLDFLGRVDDQVKVRGYRIELGEVESVLARHPGAGQVAVIAREDRPGDVRLAAYVVPAGDAAPDEQAQAQVAEWKELHELLYQAGRVERFDENFTGWNSSFDGSPIPLDQMREWRDGTVARIRALRPRRILEIGVGSGLLLSRLAPDCESYWGLDLSEEAIATLRGAVAGVPELADRVTLRAQPAHDLDGVPAGHFDAVVINSVAQYFPSADYLVGVLRAAAERLAPGGSVFVGDVRNLRLHRMLHTAIQAANGVSPAELDEAVDAAVRAERELLIDPGFFAGLPALVPAFRGAQVLVKRARFDNELSRYRYDVVLTTTPAVVPAEETLAWPGSLDAVRERLAERPARLRLTGVPNALLGGEPAPGVEDYHELAARHGCQAAVTWDGRSGRGDLDVVFERGEHEPAGAYRPADGDFPHANTPTAFTDPAALVKALRMHAESWLPAYMVPTGFVVLDRLPVLTSGKLDRAALPAPDYAALATGTAARTPREELLCELFADVLGVPGVGIDDDFFSLGGDSIVSIQFVLRARAAGLVCTSRQVFEHRTVAALAEVITVADTGTRDRPDDGDGDIPFTPILRWLDETGGDITAFSQSIVLTTPAGATEPGLTAVLNALTDRHDLLRARLVRATPDRPGLLRVASRGTGTPWLRRVVMPLGDPAELIAAEERAAADRLDPEQGVMAQAVFFDAGESTPGLLLLVLHHSIVDGVSWRILPADLATAWEQRAAGRRPALERTGTSFRRWATELKAAALRPDRAVELDLWRGILTGPDPALAGRALRPVDDLATVARHTVRLPAASTEPVVTTVPAAFHAGINDVLLTALALAVAGWRERTGRGAERSVLIALEGHGREEQVVADADLTPALGWFTSVFPVRLDPGDADLTDALAGGPAAGTALKRVKEQLRQIPDHGIGYGLLRYLNPDTEPELAGFAAPQISFNYLGRFSAGSKADFSPVAGHGILAGGFDLGMPVAPYTLEINAYVQDTAAGPELGVTWAYPRDLLDDAAVADLAAGWFTALEALAAHARGPAAGGLTPSDLTLTLSQDEIDEFEAEWETP from the coding sequence ATGCAGATCATCGGTGGCAGCATCGACGGGACCGTCGCGGATCGCCGGTGGCGGTCCACGGGCGGCCCGTTGACCGTGGCCCCGGCCACGCTCCCCGACGTCTTCGCGACGACGGCCCGCCGGGACCCCGCCGCGGTGGCCGTGGTCTTCGAGGACACCGAGGTCAGCTACGCCGAGCTCGACGAGCGGGCCAACCGCCTGGCCCACACCCTGATCGCCCGGGGTGTCGGACCCGACCGCGTTGTCGGTCTCGCCGTGCCGCGCTCGATCGACATGGTGGTCGCGGAGCTGGCGGTGCTCAAGGCCGGCGGCGCCTACCTGCCGCTGGACCCGGCCGACCCGGCCGAGCGTCTCGCCTACATGGTCGGTGACGCCCGGCCGGCCTGCCTGGTCACCACGACCGAGGTGGCCGGGCGACTGCCCCGCTTCGACGACCTGCCGCGGCTCGTCCTCGACGACGACAACTTCGCCGCTGAGCTCGCGGCCGCCCCGGCGAACGACCCGGCCCGGCCCGGGCTCCGGGTCGAGAGCGCCGCCTACGTCATCTACACGTCCGGCTCGACCGGCCGGCCCAAGGGTGTGCTGCTCACCCACGCCGGTGTCGCCAAGCTGCTGTCCACGCAGTTCGAACGGTTCGGCCTGACCCCGGACGTCCGGGTGCTGCACTTCGCCTCGCCGAGCTTCGACGTGGCCTTCTGGGACCTGTGCCTGGCGCTGCTCTCCGGCGGACGCCTCGTGGTCGTCCCCGCCGACCGCCGCGTCGCGGGCCCGGCCCTGACCGAGTACGCCCAGCGGCACCGGGCCAACTTCATGATCCTGCCGCCGGCGCTGCTGGCCGCGCTGCCCGCCGGCTGCGAGCTGCCACCGGGCATCCTCCTGGCCGGGACCGAGCGGGTCTCACCCGAGCTGGTCGCCCGCTGGGCCCGCGGACGGCGGATGTTCAACGCGTACGGGCCGACGGAAGCCACCGTCAACTCCACCCTCGGTGAATGTGACCCCGAGCAGGTCGACGGCACCTCGGTCCCGATCGGACGCCCGGACCCCGGCACCGACGCGTACGTGCTCGACGACCGTCTCCAGCCGGTCGAGCCCGGTGTCCCCGGTGAGCTCTACCTGGCCGGGCCCGGCCTGGCCCGGTGTTACGTCAACCGTCCCGACCTGACCGCCGAACGATTCCTGGCCGACCCGTTCGGGCCGCCCGGCGGGCGCATGTACCGCACCGGTGACCTGGCCGCCTGGCGGGCCGACGGGCGGCTGGACTTCCTCGGCCGGGTCGACGACCAGGTCAAGGTGCGCGGCTACCGCATCGAGCTCGGTGAGGTCGAGTCGGTGCTGGCCCGGCACCCGGGCGCCGGTCAGGTCGCCGTGATCGCCCGCGAGGACCGGCCCGGCGACGTCCGCCTCGCCGCGTACGTGGTGCCGGCCGGTGACGCCGCGCCCGACGAGCAGGCGCAGGCCCAGGTGGCCGAGTGGAAGGAGCTGCACGAGCTGCTCTACCAGGCCGGACGGGTCGAGCGCTTCGACGAGAACTTCACCGGCTGGAACAGCAGCTTCGACGGCTCCCCGATCCCGCTCGACCAGATGCGCGAGTGGCGCGACGGCACGGTCGCCCGGATCCGTGCGCTGCGACCGCGGCGGATCCTGGAGATCGGTGTCGGCAGCGGCCTGCTGCTGTCCCGCCTCGCACCGGACTGCGAGAGCTACTGGGGTCTGGACCTGTCCGAGGAGGCCATCGCGACGTTGCGCGGTGCCGTCGCCGGTGTCCCGGAGCTGGCCGACCGGGTCACCTTGCGCGCGCAGCCCGCCCACGACCTCGACGGTGTGCCGGCCGGCCACTTCGACGCCGTGGTCATCAACTCGGTGGCGCAGTACTTCCCGAGCGCCGACTACCTGGTCGGTGTCCTGCGGGCGGCGGCCGAGCGGCTCGCCCCGGGTGGTTCGGTGTTTGTCGGCGACGTCCGCAACCTGCGGCTGCACCGGATGCTGCACACCGCCATCCAGGCGGCGAACGGTGTCTCCCCGGCTGAGCTGGACGAGGCCGTGGACGCGGCCGTCCGGGCCGAGCGGGAGCTGCTGATCGACCCCGGCTTCTTCGCCGGGCTGCCGGCCCTCGTGCCCGCCTTCCGGGGCGCGCAGGTGCTGGTCAAGCGGGCGCGCTTCGACAACGAGCTGAGCCGCTACCGCTACGACGTTGTGCTCACCACCACTCCCGCTGTTGTTCCGGCCGAGGAAACCCTGGCCTGGCCCGGGAGCCTCGACGCGGTGCGCGAACGGCTCGCCGAGAGACCGGCCCGGTTGCGCCTGACGGGAGTGCCGAACGCCCTGCTCGGCGGGGAGCCGGCGCCCGGGGTCGAGGACTATCACGAGCTGGCCGCCCGGCACGGCTGTCAGGCGGCGGTGACCTGGGACGGACGTTCCGGCCGCGGCGACCTCGACGTGGTCTTCGAACGCGGTGAGCACGAACCGGCCGGCGCCTACCGGCCCGCGGACGGCGACTTCCCGCACGCCAACACGCCCACTGCCTTCACCGACCCGGCCGCGCTGGTCAAGGCGCTGCGGATGCACGCCGAGTCGTGGCTGCCGGCGTACATGGTGCCGACCGGGTTTGTGGTCCTGGACCGGCTGCCGGTGCTGACCAGCGGCAAGCTCGACCGGGCCGCACTGCCCGCCCCCGACTACGCCGCGCTGGCGACCGGGACGGCCGCCCGGACCCCGCGGGAGGAGCTGCTGTGCGAGCTCTTCGCCGACGTGCTCGGTGTGCCCGGGGTCGGCATCGACGACGACTTCTTCAGCCTCGGTGGCGACAGCATCGTGTCGATCCAGTTCGTCCTGCGCGCCCGCGCCGCCGGTCTGGTCTGCACGTCACGCCAGGTCTTCGAGCACCGCACCGTCGCCGCCCTGGCCGAGGTCATCACAGTCGCCGACACCGGCACCCGGGACCGCCCCGACGACGGCGACGGTGACATCCCGTTCACCCCGATCCTGCGCTGGCTCGACGAGACCGGCGGGGACATCACCGCGTTCAGCCAGTCCATCGTGCTCACCACCCCGGCCGGTGCCACCGAGCCGGGCCTGACCGCCGTCCTCAACGCGCTCACCGACCGGCACGACCTGCTGCGCGCCCGCCTGGTACGCGCTACACCCGACCGCCCGGGCCTGCTGCGAGTGGCCTCCCGGGGCACCGGAACACCGTGGCTGCGCCGGGTTGTGATGCCGCTGGGTGACCCCGCCGAGCTGATCGCCGCCGAGGAGCGGGCCGCGGCGGACCGGCTCGATCCGGAGCAGGGCGTCATGGCGCAGGCCGTGTTCTTCGACGCCGGGGAGTCGACGCCGGGCCTGCTGCTCCTGGTCCTGCATCACAGCATTGTCGACGGTGTGTCGTGGCGGATCCTCCCGGCCGACCTCGCCACCGCCTGGGAGCAGCGGGCCGCCGGTCGCCGACCCGCCCTGGAACGCACCGGCACCTCCTTCCGGCGCTGGGCCACCGAGCTGAAGGCCGCCGCCCTCCGCCCGGACCGGGCCGTGGAGCTCGATCTGTGGCGCGGCATCCTGACCGGGCCCGACCCGGCACTGGCCGGACGCGCGCTGCGGCCCGTCGACGACCTCGCCACCGTGGCCCGTCACACCGTGCGCCTGCCCGCCGCGAGCACCGAACCGGTGGTCACGACCGTGCCCGCCGCGTTCCACGCCGGCATCAACGACGTCCTGCTGACCGCGCTCGCCCTGGCCGTGGCCGGGTGGCGCGAGCGCACCGGCCGCGGCGCCGAGCGGTCGGTGCTGATCGCGCTGGAAGGCCACGGCCGCGAGGAACAGGTTGTCGCGGACGCCGACCTCACCCCGGCGCTGGGCTGGTTCACCAGCGTCTTCCCGGTGCGCCTCGACCCGGGCGACGCCGACCTCACCGACGCGCTCGCCGGTGGCCCGGCGGCGGGGACAGCCCTCAAGCGGGTCAAGGAACAACTGCGCCAGATCCCGGACCACGGCATCGGGTACGGCCTGCTGCGGTACCTCAACCCGGACACCGAGCCGGAGCTGGCGGGGTTCGCGGCGCCGCAGATCAGTTTCAACTACCTGGGCCGGTTCAGCGCGGGCTCGAAGGCGGACTTCTCGCCCGTCGCCGGGCACGGCATCCTCGCCGGGGGCTTCGACCTGGGGATGCCGGTCGCGCCGTACACGCTGGAGATCAACGCGTACGTCCAGGACACCGCCGCCGGGCCGGAACTCGGGGTGACCTGGGCCTATCCGCGTGACCTGCTGGACGACGCGGCCGTCGCCGACCTCGCCGCGGGCTGGTTCACCGCGCTGGAGGCGCTGGCCGCGCACGCCCGGGGACCGGCCGCGGGCGGGCTCACACCGTCCGACCTGACGCTGACGCTGAGCCAGGACGAGATCGACGAGTTCGAAGCCGAATGGGAGACTCCGTGA
- a CDS encoding flavin-containing monooxygenase gives MRIGIIGAGVAGLTTAKTLLQAGHEVLVVDRTPDVGGVWSATRRYPGVTTQSAKATYGFSDFPMPRDYPEWPTGAQVQAWLVAYAEKFGVDRHLRLNTEVLRAAGDNAGGWTLELRDTRDGVNSTETVDRLLVANGVFCEPAVPQFAGLDEFTAAGGQLLAGTEVQDAGQARGRHVVVVGYGKSACDVTVELSATAASTHVIARQLLWKVPRKIGGVVNFKFLLLTRLGEALFRYAHLRGMEKFLHGPGNGLRRRMLNSLGTASVRQFKLEQLDLVPRGRMEDIVKGAIGLASEGFFEGVEAGRIVVHRDMTISRLLAEDGVPYAELADGTRVRADLVVCATGFTQGVPFLDRGVQDRLFDERSNFMLYRQILPLGVPGLYFNGYNSSFFSPLNAEMAAVWIAAHMVGAAPVPAPDVMRRVVVDQLAFMDEATHRHHCRGTKIIPFSMHNVDEVLDDLDLNISKRVRASHWLNVIDPAAYRGVTPALVRRLGPGRMPDADRAAREPV, from the coding sequence ATGCGGATCGGGATCATCGGCGCGGGTGTCGCCGGGCTCACCACGGCCAAGACGCTGCTGCAGGCCGGCCACGAGGTGCTGGTCGTCGACCGGACCCCGGACGTCGGGGGCGTGTGGAGTGCGACCCGCCGCTACCCGGGTGTCACGACCCAGAGCGCCAAGGCCACGTACGGGTTCTCGGACTTCCCGATGCCCCGTGACTATCCGGAATGGCCGACGGGCGCGCAGGTCCAGGCGTGGTTGGTCGCGTACGCGGAGAAGTTCGGTGTCGATCGCCATCTGCGCCTGAACACCGAGGTGCTGCGCGCGGCGGGGGACAACGCCGGCGGCTGGACTCTCGAGCTGCGGGACACCCGTGACGGCGTGAACAGCACGGAGACCGTGGACCGCCTGCTCGTGGCCAACGGTGTCTTCTGCGAGCCGGCCGTGCCGCAGTTCGCGGGTCTCGACGAGTTCACCGCCGCGGGCGGGCAGCTGCTGGCCGGCACCGAGGTGCAGGACGCCGGGCAGGCCCGCGGCAGGCACGTGGTGGTGGTCGGCTACGGCAAGTCGGCGTGCGACGTCACCGTGGAGCTGAGCGCGACCGCTGCCTCGACCCACGTCATCGCCCGGCAGCTGCTGTGGAAGGTGCCACGCAAGATCGGGGGCGTGGTCAACTTCAAGTTCCTGCTGCTCACCCGGCTGGGCGAGGCCCTTTTCCGGTACGCCCACCTGCGCGGGATGGAGAAGTTCCTGCACGGCCCGGGCAACGGCCTCCGCCGCAGGATGCTGAACTCCCTCGGCACCGCTTCGGTGCGCCAGTTCAAGCTCGAGCAGCTCGATCTGGTGCCCCGTGGGCGGATGGAGGACATCGTCAAGGGCGCGATCGGCCTGGCGTCGGAGGGCTTCTTCGAGGGTGTCGAGGCCGGCCGGATCGTCGTCCACCGCGACATGACGATCAGCCGCCTGCTGGCCGAGGACGGTGTGCCCTACGCCGAGCTGGCCGACGGAACCCGTGTCCGCGCCGACCTCGTGGTGTGCGCGACCGGCTTCACCCAGGGTGTGCCGTTCCTGGACAGGGGCGTGCAGGACCGCCTCTTCGACGAGCGTTCGAACTTCATGCTGTACCGCCAGATCCTGCCGCTCGGCGTCCCCGGCCTGTACTTCAACGGCTACAACTCGTCGTTCTTCAGCCCGCTCAACGCCGAGATGGCCGCGGTCTGGATCGCGGCGCACATGGTCGGTGCCGCACCCGTTCCCGCGCCCGACGTGATGCGCCGCGTGGTCGTCGACCAGCTGGCGTTCATGGACGAGGCCACGCACCGCCACCACTGCCGCGGCACGAAGATCATCCCGTTCTCGATGCACAACGTCGACGAGGTGCTCGACGACCTGGATCTCAACATCAGCAAGCGGGTCCGCGCGTCGCACTGGCTGAACGTCATCGACCCGGCCGCGTACCGGGGTGTCACGCCGGCTCTGGTGCGACGGCTCGGACCGGGCCGGATGCCGGACGCTGATCGGGCGGCCCGCGAACCGGTCTGA
- a CDS encoding IclR family transcriptional regulator → MSPAQRDDTGAGAGGLDRAAAILAAFDDTHRELTLAALVARSGLPRSTAHRTADKMIKLGWLDKPHDRYRIGNRLFELSGLAPVRHELREAVLPYLQDLYTATRTTVQLGVLQATQVLVVEKITGHRPMPMLSQVGGMIPAHCSGIGRAILAYSDAATVDTVIEAGLVRRTPRTITSPTALRRELAAIPERGLAVDREEGNIGVSCIAAPIFGPLGQVVAALSVTGPTAVVRVDRAGPAVRLAAAASSRAYSHRRVPLSGTLD, encoded by the coding sequence GTGAGTCCCGCTCAGCGGGACGACACAGGTGCGGGCGCGGGTGGCCTCGACCGGGCGGCGGCCATCCTGGCGGCGTTCGACGACACCCACCGGGAGCTGACGCTCGCCGCCCTGGTGGCGCGTTCCGGGCTGCCGCGGTCGACCGCGCACCGCACCGCGGACAAGATGATCAAGCTGGGCTGGCTCGACAAACCGCACGACCGCTACCGCATCGGCAACCGGTTGTTCGAGCTCTCCGGCCTCGCCCCGGTACGCCACGAGCTGCGCGAGGCCGTGCTGCCGTACCTCCAGGACCTGTACACCGCGACGCGCACGACGGTGCAGCTCGGTGTGCTCCAGGCGACCCAGGTGCTGGTCGTCGAGAAGATCACCGGGCATCGTCCGATGCCGATGTTGTCGCAGGTCGGCGGCATGATCCCGGCGCACTGCTCGGGCATCGGGCGGGCGATCCTGGCCTACAGCGACGCCGCCACGGTCGACACCGTGATCGAGGCGGGGCTGGTACGCCGGACGCCCCGCACGATCACCTCGCCGACCGCGCTGCGCCGCGAGCTGGCCGCGATCCCGGAACGTGGCCTGGCGGTCGACCGCGAGGAGGGCAACATCGGCGTGAGCTGCATCGCCGCGCCGATCTTCGGCCCGCTCGGTCAGGTGGTCGCCGCGCTGTCGGTCACCGGCCCGACCGCTGTCGTCCGTGTCGACCGGGCCGGTCCCGCGGTACGCCTGGCCGCCGCGGCGAGTTCGCGGGCGTACTCGCATCGGAGAGTCCCGCTCAGCGGGACGCTTGATTGA
- a CDS encoding SDR family oxidoreductase yields the protein MGRASAERLALDGHRVVLTGRSAEKLAAAATGLRQRTGAQIDFLAGDVADPDSAEAIMREAAEWYDGPDVLVLNAGGPPPGPILEVGDDQWRAAFELLVLGPLRLARLALPGMAERGFGRVIVITSTAVRQPQPDLAASVVLRAAMTSAAKLLSREYASEGVTVNCVAPGPTATDRRHEILAARADRLGSTFEEQNAADTATVPAGRAGQPEEVGAAVAFLASAAASYVNGTVLTVDGGRTETI from the coding sequence ATCGGCCGCGCGAGTGCCGAGCGCCTCGCGCTCGACGGTCACCGGGTCGTGCTGACCGGCCGGAGTGCCGAGAAGCTCGCCGCCGCCGCGACCGGTCTCCGCCAGCGCACCGGCGCGCAGATCGACTTCCTGGCCGGCGACGTTGCCGATCCGGACTCCGCCGAGGCGATCATGCGTGAAGCCGCCGAGTGGTACGACGGCCCGGACGTGCTGGTGCTCAACGCCGGCGGCCCGCCGCCCGGACCGATCCTCGAGGTGGGTGACGACCAGTGGCGGGCGGCGTTCGAGCTGCTCGTGCTGGGACCGCTGCGGCTCGCCCGCCTGGCCCTGCCCGGCATGGCCGAACGCGGCTTCGGGCGGGTCATCGTCATCACGTCGACCGCCGTGCGTCAGCCGCAGCCGGACCTGGCCGCCTCCGTCGTGCTGCGCGCGGCCATGACCAGCGCCGCGAAGCTGCTCTCCCGCGAGTACGCGTCCGAGGGCGTCACCGTCAACTGCGTCGCCCCCGGGCCGACGGCCACCGACCGGCGCCACGAGATCCTCGCTGCGCGCGCCGACCGGCTCGGCAGCACCTTCGAGGAGCAGAACGCCGCCGATACGGCCACGGTCCCCGCGGGGCGGGCCGGGCAGCCCGAGGAGGTCGGCGCGGCGGTCGCCTTCCTCGCCTCGGCGGCCGCAAGCTACGTCAACGGGACCGTGCTCACGGTCGACGGTGGCAGAACGGAGACAATCTGA
- a CDS encoding 3-(2,3-dihydroxyphenyl)propionate dioxygenase, whose product MSEIVGFVGMSHSPFATLLPPGSPAEPGGAFLADAARVAAAVAALAPDAVVVIGPDHFHANFYDQMPPFVLGVEEAVGFGDFGSTAGPLPVAGKLAWSLHDKLSSAGFDIALSYALTVDHGVVQSYEMATGRTDIPLVPLVVNTAAPPLPHLERCVALGTALGDALRAADDPSRVLVVASGGLSHWLPSNDPRDPSVVGEKRTNLIHGRRDTRAFAAAREPKVRAMGGNPGARVNAVFDRWFLQQLRGTDLEPVTSLGHERLEEQAGSGGHEIRTWLIGHAAVRKPLIWDSYEPVPEWITGMGIGTTFPVA is encoded by the coding sequence ATGAGTGAGATCGTCGGCTTCGTCGGCATGTCCCACTCCCCCTTCGCCACGCTGCTGCCACCGGGATCCCCGGCCGAGCCCGGCGGCGCCTTCCTGGCCGACGCCGCTCGGGTCGCCGCGGCGGTCGCTGCGCTGGCGCCCGACGCCGTCGTCGTCATCGGCCCCGACCACTTCCACGCCAACTTCTACGACCAGATGCCGCCGTTCGTGCTCGGCGTCGAGGAGGCCGTCGGCTTCGGCGACTTCGGCAGCACCGCCGGTCCTCTCCCGGTCGCCGGGAAGCTCGCCTGGTCACTGCACGACAAGCTCTCGTCGGCGGGTTTCGACATTGCCCTCTCGTACGCCCTGACCGTCGACCACGGTGTGGTGCAGAGCTACGAGATGGCCACCGGTCGCACCGACATCCCCCTGGTGCCGCTCGTGGTCAACACGGCCGCACCACCGCTGCCCCACCTGGAACGCTGCGTCGCGCTGGGCACCGCGCTGGGCGACGCCCTCCGGGCCGCTGACGACCCGAGCCGCGTCCTCGTCGTGGCCAGCGGCGGCCTGTCGCACTGGCTGCCCTCGAACGACCCCCGCGACCCGTCGGTGGTCGGCGAAAAACGCACCAACCTGATCCACGGCCGCCGCGACACCCGAGCCTTCGCCGCGGCCCGCGAACCGAAGGTCCGGGCGATGGGCGGCAACCCCGGCGCCCGTGTCAACGCCGTCTTCGACCGCTGGTTCCTGCAACAACTCCGCGGCACGGACCTCGAGCCCGTGACCAGCCTCGGCCACGAACGGCTGGAGGAGCAGGCGGGCAGCGGCGGCCACGAGATCCGGACCTGGCTGATCGGGCACGCGGCCGTGCGGAAGCCGCTGATCTGGGACAGCTACGAACCCGTACCGGAATGGATCACCGGCATGGGCATCGGCACGACCTTCCCGGTGGCCTGA